The genomic stretch CGCGGGCGCCGCGCCGGTCCGTCCCCGACGGCAAGGGCGGCCACCTGGTGGACGGCCTGCTGATCCCGCCGTCGTACTCGTTCGCCACGCTGGCCCGGCTGCCCCGGTTCCGGCTGTACGCCTCGCTGCTGCAACAGCCGGGCGCCGAGACGCCGGACTTCGCGGCGCAGGTCGACGAGATCCTCGCCCTGCTGGACGGCACCTACGTGTCGGCCGACGGCATCGACGCGCACGCCGTCCCCGGCGAGGGCGCCGAGCTGGCGGTGTGGGTGCTCGGCAGCAGCGGCGGCCAGAGCGCGCGGGTCGCGGGCGAGCGCGGGCTGCCGTTCGCGGCGAACTACCACGTCAGCCCATCCAGCGTGCTGGAGGCGGTGGACGCCTACCGCGCGGCGTTCAAGCCCTCGGCGACGCTCGCCGCCCCGTACGTGCTGGTGTCGGCGGACGTGCTGGTGACCCCGGACGACGAGACGGCCCGCGCGGTGGGCGCGCCGTTCGGCCACTGGGTGCGGTCGATCCGCACCGGCCGGGGCGCGATGCCGTACCCCTCGCCGGAGGAGGCCGCGGCCGACCCGCTGAGCGAGGAGGACCGCCTGCTGGTGGCCGACCGGCTGGACACGCGGTTCGCCGGGCCGCCGGAGACCGTGGTGGAGCGGCTACGGGTGCTCAGGGACGTCACCGGGGCCGACGAACTGCTCGTCACGACCATCGCCCACGACCACGCCGACCGGGTGCGCTCCTTCCGGCTGCTCGCCGAGGCCTGGGGCCTGGACTAGCGCGGCCGGGAACCGCGCCGGGGGGCTCGTTCGTCCCACGGGAGAGCAGGTGCGCGGCCTGGGGCGGCGATGGCAGGATGATTCCCCAGTCACCCCGCGGAAGCGGAGGAAGGGGGAGGATGTCCGCCGATCCCGGTGCGGCGCGCGGCGGCGCGCGCGAGCTCGCGGCGCGCTACCAGGAACGCGGCGACCCGCTCGGCTGGTTCGAGCCGCTGTACTCGGCGGCCGAGCGCGGCGAGGGCGTGGTCCCCTGGGCGCACCGCGTGCCGAACTCCCTGGTCGTGGGCTGGGCCGAGGCCACGGCGGCGAACGGCGCCGGACGCACCGCGCTGGTCCCCGGCTGCGGGCTCGGCGACGACGCCGAGTACCTGGCGGGGCTCGGCTTCGCGGTGACCGCCTTCGACATCGCCCCGACGGCCGTCGCGGCCGCCCGCCGCCGCTTCCCCGGCACCTCCGTGCGCTACGTCACCGCCGACCTGCTGGACCCGCCCGCCGCGTGGCGGGGCGCCTTCGACCTGGTGGCCGAGGCGTACACGCTGCAGGTCCTGCGCGGGCCGCTGCGCGAGCGCGCCATGGCGTCCCTGGCGGGCCTGCTCGCGCCCGGGGGCACGCTGCTGGTCGTGGCCCGCGCCCGCGAGGAGTCCGACCCGCCCGGCCACATGCCCTGGCCGCTCACCCGCGCCGAGGTCGAGTCCTTCGGGGCACGCGCGCTGACCGCGGCGCGCGTGGACCTGGTGCCGGGGCCGCCCGGCGGCGACCCTCCGGTGCGGTACTGGCGCGCGGAGTTCCGCGCGGCGTGACCGGCACGCCCGCGAGGGGGACCCGCGCACGACGTCCCGTCCCCCAGCACCGACGACCGAGGAGCGGCACGTGACGAAGCGTCCCCTGATACTTCTGGACGTGGACGGGGTGCTGAACCCGGCCAGGCGCCACTCCCTGCGGCAGCGCCGCCACGAGTGCGTGCTGGACGGCCGCTCCTACCGGATCCTGCTCGACGCCCGGCACGGCGCCAAGCTGGCGGCGCTGGCCCGCGACACCGGCGCCGAGCTGGCCTGGGCCACCACCTGGGAGGATCACGCCAACGCCGAGATCGCCCCGCGCCTCGGCCTGCCCGCGCTGCCCGTCATCGCGGTGAACGGCGACCCGGGCTCGCGCGCGGGCGAGCACTTCAAGACCCGGCACGTCGCCGAGTACGTCGCCGGGCGGCCGTTCGTCTGGTTCGACGACGGCCTCGGCGTCCCCGACTGGCAGTACCTCAAGGACCATCCCGGCGTGGGCGAGTTCCTGCTGGTCGACGTGGAGCCCCGCACCGGGCTCACCGACGCGCACCTGGAGCGCGCCCGCGCCTGGCTGTCGGGCCGAGACGCCGAGGCCGTTGATCGTTAACCGCCCCGCCATCCCGGGGACAGGTGCGGCCGTTAGCGTGCCCCGCGGATCACGAGAGTGGGGTGTGCCCGGACATGAAGAAGTCAACGCTGGCGGTGCTCGCGGCCGGAGCGATGGTGGCCATCGCGTTTCCGCAGACCGCTACCGCCGGAGACCGCGACCACCACGGCGGCGAGCCCATCGTCATCGGCCACCGCGGTGCCAGCGCCATCCGGCCTGAGCACACGCTGTTGTCCTACGAGGCGGCGATCAAGCTGGGGGCCGACTACATCGAGCCGGACCTGGTGTCCACCAAGGACCAC from Sphaerisporangium krabiense encodes the following:
- a CDS encoding LLM class flavin-dependent oxidoreductase, with product RAPRRSVPDGKGGHLVDGLLIPPSYSFATLARLPRFRLYASLLQQPGAETPDFAAQVDEILALLDGTYVSADGIDAHAVPGEGAELAVWVLGSSGGQSARVAGERGLPFAANYHVSPSSVLEAVDAYRAAFKPSATLAAPYVLVSADVLVTPDDETARAVGAPFGHWVRSIRTGRGAMPYPSPEEAAADPLSEEDRLLVADRLDTRFAGPPETVVERLRVLRDVTGADELLVTTIAHDHADRVRSFRLLAEAWGLD
- a CDS encoding class I SAM-dependent methyltransferase, whose amino-acid sequence is MSADPGAARGGARELAARYQERGDPLGWFEPLYSAAERGEGVVPWAHRVPNSLVVGWAEATAANGAGRTALVPGCGLGDDAEYLAGLGFAVTAFDIAPTAVAAARRRFPGTSVRYVTADLLDPPAAWRGAFDLVAEAYTLQVLRGPLRERAMASLAGLLAPGGTLLVVARAREESDPPGHMPWPLTRAEVESFGARALTAARVDLVPGPPGGDPPVRYWRAEFRAA
- a CDS encoding HAD domain-containing protein, giving the protein MTKRPLILLDVDGVLNPARRHSLRQRRHECVLDGRSYRILLDARHGAKLAALARDTGAELAWATTWEDHANAEIAPRLGLPALPVIAVNGDPGSRAGEHFKTRHVAEYVAGRPFVWFDDGLGVPDWQYLKDHPGVGEFLLVDVEPRTGLTDAHLERARAWLSGRDAEAVDR